From a single Capsicum annuum cultivar UCD-10X-F1 chromosome 12, UCD10Xv1.1, whole genome shotgun sequence genomic region:
- the LOC107850248 gene encoding endonuclease V isoform X1 — MSKNPHTLLQGVISLLNFKVHNKWIGVQDSLKGRLITEDDFKWRLPTREKEGSCEILKYVGGVDLSFSKDDSSIACGTLVVLDLQTHKVVYEDSSIARLHIPYVPGFLAFREAPVLLELLDKMKNNAHPFYPQLLMVDGNGLLHPRGFGLACHIGVLADLPTVGVGKNLHHVDGLTQSRVRELLQSADSPENILPLIGDSGCTWGAAMRSSQGSLKPIFISVGHRISLATAIEIVRMVCRFRVPEPIRQADIRSRECLRNNR; from the exons ATGTCAAAGAACCCTCACACTCTTCTTCAGGGTGTAATTTCTCTACTCAATTTCAAAGTTCACAACAAATGGATTGG GGTTCAAGATTCTCTAAAGGGACGACTGATTACTGAAGATGACTTCAAATGGAGATTACCCACAAGAGAAAAAGAAGGGAGCTGTGAAATACTGAAGTATGTTGGTGGGGTTGACTTAAGTTTCTCAaaagatgattcatctattgcctGTGGCACCCTTGTTGTGTTGGATTTGCAGACCCACAAAGTTGTTTACGAAGATTCTTCTATTGCTAGGCTTCACATTCCATATGTTCCTGGCTTCCTTGCTTTCAGAGAG GCTCCTGTTCTTCTGGAACTTTTGGATAAAATGAAGAACAATGCTCATCCTTTCTACCCGCAG CTATTGATGGTTGATGGCAATGGATTGCTTCATCCTCGAG GTTTTGGCTTGGCTTGTCATATTGGTGTCTTAGCTGATCTTCCTACTGTTGGAGTCGGAAAGAAT TTGCACCATGTTGATGGTCTTACACAATCTCGGGTAAGAGAACTCCTTCAATCAGCAGACTCTCCTGAAAATATCTTGCCACTAATTGGGGACTCCGGATGTACGTGGGGAGCG GCAATGCGATCATCTCAGGGCTCTTTGAAGcccatatttatttcagttggTCATCGTATATCTCTCGCCACAGCCATTGAAATTGTGAGGATGGTATGCAGATTTCGTGTTCCAGAGCCCATCCGGCAG GCTGATATAAGATCAAGGGAATGCCTGCGGAATAATCGATGA
- the LOC107850248 gene encoding endonuclease V isoform X2, whose translation MKMSHLIHTSDVSTELWKIMNHVKEPSHSSSGCNFSTQFQSSQQMDWIRVQDSLKGRLITEDDFKWRLPTREKEGSCEILKYVGGVDLSFSKDDSSIACGTLVVLDLQTHKVVYEDSSIARLHIPYVPGFLAFREAPVLLELLDKMKNNAHPFYPQLLMVDGNGLLHPRGFGLACHIGVLADLPTVGVGKNLHHVDGLTQSRVRELLQSADSPENILPLIGDSGCTWGAAMRSSQGSLKPIFISVGHRISLATAIEIVRMVCRFRVPEPIRQADIRSRECLRNNR comes from the exons ATGAAAATGTCTCATTTGATACATACATCTGATGTATCAACTGAATTGTGGAAAATTATGAACCATGTCAAAGAACCCTCACACTCTTCTTCAGGGTGTAATTTCTCTACTCAATTTCAAAGTTCACAACAAATGGATTGG ATCAGGGTTCAAGATTCTCTAAAGGGACGACTGATTACTGAAGATGACTTCAAATGGAGATTACCCACAAGAGAAAAAGAAGGGAGCTGTGAAATACTGAAGTATGTTGGTGGGGTTGACTTAAGTTTCTCAaaagatgattcatctattgcctGTGGCACCCTTGTTGTGTTGGATTTGCAGACCCACAAAGTTGTTTACGAAGATTCTTCTATTGCTAGGCTTCACATTCCATATGTTCCTGGCTTCCTTGCTTTCAGAGAG GCTCCTGTTCTTCTGGAACTTTTGGATAAAATGAAGAACAATGCTCATCCTTTCTACCCGCAG CTATTGATGGTTGATGGCAATGGATTGCTTCATCCTCGAG GTTTTGGCTTGGCTTGTCATATTGGTGTCTTAGCTGATCTTCCTACTGTTGGAGTCGGAAAGAAT TTGCACCATGTTGATGGTCTTACACAATCTCGGGTAAGAGAACTCCTTCAATCAGCAGACTCTCCTGAAAATATCTTGCCACTAATTGGGGACTCCGGATGTACGTGGGGAGCG GCAATGCGATCATCTCAGGGCTCTTTGAAGcccatatttatttcagttggTCATCGTATATCTCTCGCCACAGCCATTGAAATTGTGAGGATGGTATGCAGATTTCGTGTTCCAGAGCCCATCCGGCAG GCTGATATAAGATCAAGGGAATGCCTGCGGAATAATCGATGA